The Manduca sexta isolate Smith_Timp_Sample1 chromosome 17, JHU_Msex_v1.0, whole genome shotgun sequence genome includes a window with the following:
- the LOC115453875 gene encoding uncharacterized protein LOC115453875, whose protein sequence is MPRTARNKRRQTEYFDLEQEEMATPRSTERRRVSVTEGSACITASDIASMMTSLQQAQAEHFERLLDKVLDARQPSCSPACVSPAPATPTSSAQPAPGNFATCKARYSGATSESLDGFIDAVEAFKDCANVSDTNALRGLSMLLTHEAATWWQGVKQTITTWDSALQCLRSVFGDSRPPHRIYVELFSNPQGLQEKTDIFVAKARAHLARLPSGDLTEKVQLDMIYGLLNYNIRKRLRREEFSNFNDFLHKARSIEEATADSQKARADTSKNAAAVTRADTSKGAAVVTRARAISPTPATTATMRPSTQRASYNRQSSTAEGSSRHHIPSIDSNATPMRKASYCVYCKNYGHTRQQCRKLLQSVDRARDSNINNKNNNIISCYGCGESGVIRPNCSKCNSNFSAIDFIPMSSSKPRKYPTPPATAAGKASAHVSNFDTYPMVCTGVVPDSCSRNCSVNFASSNCANVNTGLTTTEPSLINSSYNNESTPPDSNFVCKRNMNVPYKQVKHKSIMNVPSRPVIQGESF, encoded by the coding sequence ATGCCACGTACGGCACGGAACAAACGACGTCAAACCGAGTACTTCGACTTGGAACAAGAAGAAATGGCGACGCCAAGGTCAACGGAGCGGCGCCGCGTGTCCGTGACTGAAGGTTCGGCGTGCATCACGGCGAGCGATATCGCCTCTATGATGACATCCTTGCAGCAAGCGCAAGCGGAACATTTCGAACGCCTGCTTGATAAAGTTCTAGATGCCCGTCAGCCATCTTGTTCGCCCGCGTGTGTTTCACCCGCGCCGGCCACACCTACGTCCTCTGCTCAACCTGCACCAGGCAACTTCGCAACGTGTAAGGCTCGTTACAGCGGAGCGACATCGGAGTCACTCGATGGTTTTATTGATGCAGTGGAAGCGTTTAAAGACTGTGCCAACGTTAGCGACACTAACGCTCTACGTGGGCTATCAATGCTGCTTACTCACGAAGCAGCCACGTGGTGGCAAGGAGTAAAACAGACCATCACCACTTGGGATAGCGCACTTCAATGCTTGCGCAGCGTTTTCGGAGATAGCCGACCGCCACATCGTATATACGTGGAACTCTTCTCCAACCCACAAGGGCTTCAAGAGAAAACAGATATTTTTGTGGCTAAAGCGCGCGCCCATTTAGCACGTCTACCCAGCGGGGACCTCACTGAAAAAGTCCAGTTGGATATGATCTACGGACTCCTTAATTATAACATACGTAAACGACTTCGAAGAGAAGAGTTCTCTAATTTTAATGACTTCCTTCACAAAGCTCGAAGCATCGAGGAAGCCACAGCGGATTCACAAAAGGCGCGCGCCGACACTTCAAAGAATGCCGCCGCTGTCACGCGCGCCGACACCTCAAAGGGTGCCGCCGTTGTTACGCGCGCCCGCGCTATATCGCCGACGCCTGCGACGACCGCGACGATGCGGCCGTCAACGCAACGAGCTTCTTACAACCGTCAGTCTTCGACAGCAGAGGGTTCTTCGCGTCATCATATACCAAGCATCGACTCCAACGCTACTCCGATGAGGAAAGCGTCgtattgtgtttattgtaaaaactatgGACATACACGTCAACAGTGTcgtaaattattacaaagtgtAGATCGTGCTCGTGAtagtaatataaacaataagaataataatattatatcgtgtTATGGATGCGGCGAGAGCGGAGTGATTCGTCCTAATTGTTCTAAGTGTAATTCAAATTTTAGCGCGATTGATTTTATTCCGATGTCGAGCTCGAAACCGCGAAAATATCCGACCCCTCCTGCAACGGCTGCTGGTAAGGCGTCCGCGCACGTAAGTAATTTTGATACCTATCCTATGGTTTGTACTGGGGTTGTACCTGACTCATGTTCTCGTAATTGTAGTGTTAACTTTGCAAGTTCAAACTGTGCTAATGTAAACACAGGACTCACCACTACAGAACCTAGTCTTATTAATAGTTCGTATAATAACGAAAGTACACCCCCCGatagtaattttgtttgtaaacgtAATATGAATGTTCCCTATAAACAAGTTAAGcataaaagtattatgaatgTGCCATCTCGTCCTGTAATTCAGGGGGAGTCTTTTTAA